Proteins co-encoded in one Capsicum annuum cultivar UCD-10X-F1 chromosome 9, UCD10Xv1.1, whole genome shotgun sequence genomic window:
- the LOC124887111 gene encoding uncharacterized protein LOC124887111: MLSGPSVGKSISIKEVVEEPIEKHPEELEKAKSSIDMSNKEKEEEVKKLDPGVVTIPCKVGTIKFTKALYDLGETVNLMLLTIYKKLGLGNPIPTNMRLVMADRSVKRPIGILYDVLVKVSNFIFPTEFIILDCEVDFEVPIILGRPFLTTGSILIDLKANKLLFRVNDKEDVVRIEQLVIEPLATIVINYDREGIEEYEEIFCALNSLGSYSHDPKNLDLNLANRPTPPAKPSIKEPPMLELKELPGHLRYVFLGKEIMLPIMIAVDLEERKVNALISVL, translated from the exons atgttatctggcccttctgtgggcaaatctaTAAGCATTAAGGAAGTTGTAGAGGAACCAATAGAAAAACACCCAGAGGAGCTTGAGAAGGCAAAAAGTTCTATTGATATGTCAAAcaaggagaaggaagaggaagtg AAAAAATTAGATCCAGGTGTAGTCACTATTCCCTGCAAAGTTGGAACCATCAAATTCACTAAAGCACTATATGATCTGGGGGAAACCGTTAACCTGATGTTGTTgactatttataaaaagttgggcCTGGGGAATCCCATACCTACCAACATGAGGCTGGTGATGGCTGACAGATCAGTAAAGCGACCTATTGGCattctgtatgatgtgttggtaaaggtctCAAATTTCATATTCCCTACAGAATTTATCATTTTggactgtgaggtggacttcgaggtgcccataatcttaggtcGACCTTTTCTCACAACTGGAAGTATATTGATTGATTTGAAAGCGAATAAGCTCTTATTCAGGGTGAATGATAAAGAG GATGTGGTCAGAATTGAACAGCTTGTTATTGAGCCATTAGCCACGATTGTGATAAACTATGATAGGGAAGGCATTGAAGAGTATGAAGAGATATTTTGTGCCCTGAATAGCCTAGGCTCATATTCTCATGATCCTAAAAACCTTGACCTTAATCtagctaatcgaccaacaccaccagccaagccatctattaaAGAACCTCCGATGTTAGAATTGAAGGAGCTACCTGGTCACTTACGATATGTGTTTTTGGGGAAAGAAATTATGCTACCTATTATGATTGCAGTTGATTTGGAAGAACGAAAGGTAAatgcacttatttcagtactttag